Proteins encoded by one window of Blautia faecicola:
- a CDS encoding HPr family phosphocarrier protein, producing MKTSKIKLNEASEVEEFVKAAGKCDFDIDIFYNRVIIDAKSILGIMSMDLTQELTVQCYGEDKEFEKAIQKFAIA from the coding sequence ATGAAAACAAGCAAAATCAAATTAAATGAGGCGAGTGAAGTGGAAGAATTTGTGAAGGCGGCTGGAAAATGTGACTTTGATATTGACATCTTCTACAATCGTGTGATTATTGATGCAAAATCCATCCTCGGAATCATGAGCATGGATCTGACACAGGAACTGACCGTTCAGTGTTACGGAGAAGACAAAGAATTCGAGAAGGCAATTCAGAAATTTGCGATTGCGTAA
- a CDS encoding helicase C-terminal domain-containing protein — MEKEEVKISVRDIVEFILRSGDIDNRRGGWADKESLAKGTRIHKKIQRQMGAAYQAEVPLSYRFCYEDLDILVEGRADGIEEKEDHVMVDEIKGVHRDLRYVEEPVLVHLAQAKCYAAIYTEQNQQEQMEVQITYCNMETEEIRRFSYLFDAQELKIWFQKLADTYYVWAHRYQEWKKERNASMTGLEFPFPYREGQRDLVHGVYRTILREKQLFIQAPTGVGKTMSCLYPAVRSVGEGISEKIFYLTAKTITRTVAWEAFEILKKHGLRWKSLLLTAKEKLCVCENMECNPAACARAKGHFERVNDAVFELLEKEEIYDREMLLSYAEKYQVCPYEMSLDLANWVDGVICDYNYVFDPQVYLRRFFAEGIKGDYVFLIDEAHNLVERGREMYSAVLYKEDILKIKKLVKPYRKKLEKALERCNRQMLEWKRECETYRILPAVGNFSLALLSVMGEMENYLEELEDGNLRKELLDFYFEMRSFLYTCDLIDENYVIYTQHDEDGRFRVKLFCVNPAQNLQNCMDKGRSTIFFSATLLPVLYYRQLLSGRSDDYAIYAQTPFAKEQKCLILGRDVSSRYTRRGPEEYGKIAEYIHAVAVSHTGNYMIFFPSYRMMEDIFERYQELYGTDEAEVLLQSSSMQEDEREAFLERFESDSAGTLLGFCVMGGIFAEGIDLIGERLVGAVIVGTGLPQVSYEREILKQFYDGKQENGFDYAYRFPGMNKVLQSAGRVIRTREDRGVILLLDERFCSPDYKGLFPREWEEYVVCDRKGVGKILKEFWER; from the coding sequence ATGGAAAAAGAAGAAGTAAAGATTTCAGTCAGAGATATTGTAGAGTTTATTCTGCGTTCCGGAGATATCGACAACCGGAGAGGCGGGTGGGCTGACAAAGAGTCACTGGCGAAGGGAACCAGGATCCATAAAAAGATCCAGAGACAGATGGGAGCAGCTTACCAGGCGGAAGTGCCGCTCAGTTACCGCTTTTGCTATGAAGATCTTGACATCCTGGTGGAAGGGCGTGCGGACGGAATCGAGGAAAAAGAAGATCATGTGATGGTCGATGAGATCAAAGGTGTGCATCGGGATCTACGGTATGTGGAAGAACCGGTGCTGGTTCATCTCGCGCAGGCAAAATGCTATGCGGCAATCTATACGGAACAGAATCAGCAGGAACAGATGGAAGTGCAGATAACTTACTGCAATATGGAGACAGAGGAGATCCGCCGGTTTTCTTATCTGTTTGATGCACAGGAACTGAAAATTTGGTTTCAGAAACTTGCCGATACCTACTATGTCTGGGCGCACCGGTATCAGGAGTGGAAAAAAGAACGGAATGCATCCATGACGGGGCTGGAATTCCCTTTCCCGTACCGGGAGGGGCAGCGAGATCTGGTGCATGGTGTTTACCGGACGATCCTGCGGGAAAAACAGCTGTTTATCCAGGCACCGACCGGTGTGGGAAAAACGATGTCGTGTCTGTATCCTGCCGTGCGTTCCGTGGGAGAAGGAATCTCGGAAAAAATCTTTTATCTGACGGCAAAAACAATTACCCGGACGGTTGCATGGGAGGCATTTGAGATTTTGAAAAAGCATGGACTTCGGTGGAAATCCCTGCTTCTCACAGCAAAAGAAAAGTTGTGCGTGTGTGAAAACATGGAGTGCAATCCGGCAGCATGTGCGAGAGCCAAGGGACATTTTGAACGGGTAAATGATGCGGTATTTGAACTTCTGGAGAAAGAAGAGATCTATGACCGGGAGATGCTGCTTTCCTACGCGGAAAAATATCAGGTCTGCCCGTATGAGATGAGTCTGGATCTTGCCAACTGGGTAGATGGGGTAATCTGTGACTATAATTATGTGTTTGATCCACAGGTATATCTGCGGAGATTTTTTGCGGAAGGGATCAAAGGGGATTATGTATTTCTGATCGATGAGGCGCATAACCTGGTGGAACGTGGACGGGAGATGTACAGTGCGGTTTTGTACAAGGAGGATATCCTGAAGATCAAAAAACTGGTGAAACCGTACCGGAAAAAGCTTGAGAAAGCGCTGGAGCGGTGCAACCGGCAGATGCTAGAGTGGAAGCGAGAGTGTGAGACGTACCGGATCCTTCCGGCTGTTGGGAATTTTTCACTGGCACTGCTTTCGGTGATGGGGGAGATGGAAAATTACCTGGAAGAGCTGGAGGATGGAAATCTTCGAAAGGAACTTCTGGATTTTTATTTTGAGATGCGCAGTTTTCTGTATACTTGTGATCTGATCGACGAGAATTATGTGATTTATACACAGCATGACGAGGACGGAAGGTTTCGGGTGAAACTGTTCTGTGTGAATCCGGCGCAGAATCTGCAAAATTGTATGGATAAGGGGCGAAGCACGATTTTCTTTTCGGCGACGTTGCTTCCGGTACTGTATTATCGACAGCTTTTGAGCGGGCGCAGTGATGATTATGCGATCTATGCGCAGACACCGTTTGCGAAGGAGCAGAAGTGTCTGATCCTTGGACGGGATGTGAGCAGCCGGTACACGCGGAGAGGACCGGAGGAGTACGGGAAGATTGCGGAGTATATTCATGCAGTGGCGGTTTCGCATACGGGGAATTATATGATTTTCTTTCCGTCGTACCGGATGATGGAGGATATTTTTGAACGGTATCAGGAATTGTATGGGACGGATGAGGCGGAGGTTTTGTTGCAGAGTTCGTCGATGCAGGAGGATGAGAGGGAGGCGTTTCTGGAGCGGTTTGAGAGTGACAGTGCGGGGACGCTGCTTGGCTTTTGTGTGATGGGAGGGATCTTTGCGGAGGGGATCGATCTCATTGGGGAGAGGCTTGTGGGGGCTGTGATCGTGGGGACGGGGCTTCCGCAGGTGAGTTATGAGAGGGAGATTTTGAAGCAGTTTTATGACGGAAAGCAGGAGAACGGGTTTGATTATGCGTATCGGTTTCCGGGGATGAATAAGGTGTTGCAGTCCGCTGGGAGGGTGATTCGGACGCGGGAGGACCGGGGGGTGATTTTGCTGCTGGATGAGAGGTTTTGCTCACCGGATTATAAGGGGTTGTTTCCGCGGGAGTGGGAGGAGTATGTGGTTTGTGACCGAAAGGGGGTTGGGAAAATTTTAAAAGAATTTTGGGAAAGATAA